The Chlorocebus sabaeus isolate Y175 chromosome 16, mChlSab1.0.hap1, whole genome shotgun sequence genome window below encodes:
- the BIRC5 gene encoding baculoviral IAP repeat-containing protein 5, with the protein MGAPTLPPAWQPFLKDHRISTFKNWPFLEGCACTPERMAEAGFIHCPTENEPDLAQCFFCFKELEGWEPDDDPIEEHKKHSSGCAFLSVKKQFEELTLGEFLKLDRERAKNKIAKETNNKKKEFEETAKKVRCAIEQLAAMD; encoded by the exons ATGGGTGCCCCGACGTTGCCCCCTGCCTGGCAGCCCTTTCTCAAGGACCACCGCATCTCTACATTCAAGAACTGGCCCTTCTTGGAGGGCTGCGCCTGCACCCCGGAGCGG ATGGCCGAGGCTGGCTTCATCCACTGCCCCACTGAGAACGAGCCAGACTTGGCCCAGTGTTTCTTCTGCTTCAAGGAGCTGGAAGGCTGGGAGCCGGATGACGACCCCAT agaggaacataaaaaGCATTCATCCGGTTGCGCTTTCCTTTCTGTCAAGAAGCAGTTTGAAGAATTAACCCTCGGTGAATTTTTGAAACTGGACAGAGAAAGAGCCAAGAACAAAATT GCAAAGGAAACCAAcaataagaagaaagaatttgaggaaaCTGCGAAGAAAGTGCGCTGTGCCATCGAGCAGCTGGCTGCCATGGACTGA
- the TMEM235 gene encoding transmembrane protein 235, which translates to MARLRVLLLAAALGALLSFALLAAAVASDYWYILEVADAGNGSAGPGRAELLSSHSGLWRICEGQNSCIPLVDPFASESLDVSTSVQHLVSLLPPPLHLQEDVSTQTCPSAVLLCLTTVLHRAVMVVLPLSLVLLVCGWICGLLSSLAQSAPLLLFTGCYFLLGALTTCRVLAKCSSEAPQHGAAARPISPPGVLTLAGVSIYISYSHLAFAETARQYGPQHVQGVRISFGWSMALAWGSCASEAFSGALLLSAARTLSLSPPLCGHLSPQQVGGR; encoded by the exons ATGGCCCGGCTGCGTGTGCTGCTCCTGGCCGCCGCCCTCGGTGCGCTGCTCAGCTTCGCGCTCCTGGCCGCCGCGGTCGCCAGCGACTACTGGTACATCCTGGAGGTGGCGGACGCCGGCAATGGCAGCGCCGGGCCCGGGCGCGCAGAGCTGCTCTCCTCGCACTCGGGGCTCTGGCGCATCTGCGAAG GGCAGAACAGCTGCATCCCGCTGGTTGACCCTTTCGCCAGTGAGAGCCTGGACGTCTCCACCTCGGTGCAGCACCTCGTCT CACTGCTTCCACCGCCCCTGCATCTCCAAGAGGACGTTTCCACACAGACCTGTCCCAGTGCTGTGCTACTGTGCCTAACCACAG TGCTGCACCGAGCAGTCATGGTGGTCCTGCCCCTGAGCCTGGTCCTTCTCGTGTGCGGCTGGATCTGCGGCCTGCTCAGCTCCCTGGCCCAGAGCGCGCCTCTATTGCTCTTCACCGGCTGCTACTTCCTGCTGGGGG CTCTGACTACATGCCGAGTGCTGGCCAAGTGCTCCTCCGAAGCTCCTCA ACACGGAGCAGCTGCCCGCCCCATCTCTCCCCCAGGTGTCCTGACCCTGGCAGGGGTCAGCATCTACATCAGCTACTCGCACCTGGCCTTCGCGGAGACGGCGCGGCAGTACGGCCCACAGCACGTGCAGGGCGTCCGCATCAGCTTCGGCTGGTCCATGGCCCTGGCCTGGGGCTCCTGTGCCTCAGAGGCATTCAGCGGAGCCCTCCTGCTCTCAGCCGCCCGGACCCTCAGCCTGAGCCCCCCACTCTGTGGTCATCTGAGCCCCCAgcaggtgggagggaggtga